Proteins from a genomic interval of Thermoanaerobacterium thermosaccharolyticum DSM 571:
- a CDS encoding YlbF family regulator — protein MSRCDKDVIIEKAIELGKLLANSDILNDLREAEIAFLNDKEAQFLLEDIKKLKKNGDKKEVGNLRLKLLKLDSYRRLLEAQETSKKLIEEIHGILNYYINGTLPKCDGNSCANCSRRCMSNE, from the coding sequence GTGAGTAGATGTGATAAAGATGTCATAATTGAAAAAGCAATAGAATTAGGCAAACTTTTAGCAAATTCTGATATATTGAATGATTTACGTGAAGCGGAAATTGCCTTTTTAAATGACAAGGAAGCGCAATTTTTACTTGAAGATATTAAAAAATTGAAAAAAAATGGCGATAAAAAAGAAGTTGGCAATTTAAGACTGAAGCTTTTAAAATTAGATAGTTATAGAAGATTGCTAGAGGCACAGGAGACTTCTAAAAAATTAATAGAAGAGATTCATGGTATATTGAATTATTATATAAATGGGACATTACCTAAGTGTGATGGTAATTCCTGTGCCAATTGCTCTAGACGTTGTATGAGTAATGAATAA
- the miaB gene encoding tRNA (N6-isopentenyl adenosine(37)-C2)-methylthiotransferase MiaB translates to MSERKEILVSDDDIKKQKEIINQMAVLNRDRYPKFHIETYGCQMNVHDSEKLAGMLTEMGYTHTDNLEDADVILFNTCCVREHAEIRIFGRVSQLKELKQRKPNIILGICGCMMQEKEVVEAIKNDYPYIDIVFGTHNLFKFPELLQESLNSDTTIIDIWDDNKSIVEDIPIRRAEGLKAWVNIIYGCNNFCTYCIVPYVRGREKSREPHDILNEIKSLANEGFKEITLLGQNVNSYGNDLPIKIDFADLLYMINDIDGIERIRFMTSHPKDISDKLIFAMRDLDKLCEHLHLPVQSGSNKILERMNRKYSRERYLEIINKLRDNIPGIAITTDIIVGFPGETDKDFQDTLDLVKEVRYDSAYTFIYSKRKGTPAEKMSNQVDEDIKHKRLEELINLQNIISIEKNNEMKGKVVEVLVEGTSKRDSEKLTGRTRTNKIVHFKAKPELIGKFVNVKIIDTKAWTMQGELISE, encoded by the coding sequence ATGAGTGAAAGAAAAGAAATACTAGTCTCAGATGATGATATTAAAAAGCAAAAAGAGATAATAAACCAAATGGCTGTTTTAAATAGAGATAGATATCCAAAGTTTCACATAGAAACATACGGTTGTCAAATGAATGTCCATGATTCAGAAAAATTAGCAGGTATGCTAACTGAAATGGGGTACACACATACTGATAATTTAGAGGATGCAGATGTTATCCTCTTCAATACTTGCTGTGTCAGAGAACATGCCGAAATAAGGATATTTGGCAGAGTGTCACAGCTTAAAGAACTAAAACAAAGAAAGCCTAATATAATATTAGGAATTTGTGGATGTATGATGCAAGAAAAAGAAGTTGTTGAGGCTATAAAAAATGATTATCCATATATCGATATTGTATTCGGTACACATAATTTATTTAAATTTCCAGAGCTTTTACAAGAATCATTGAATTCAGATACTACTATTATAGACATTTGGGATGACAATAAAAGCATTGTAGAAGATATCCCCATAAGGCGTGCAGAAGGTTTAAAGGCATGGGTAAATATTATTTACGGGTGTAATAATTTTTGCACATATTGCATAGTGCCTTATGTACGTGGAAGAGAAAAAAGTAGAGAGCCTCATGATATTTTGAATGAAATAAAATCTTTAGCTAATGAGGGCTTTAAAGAAATAACGCTGCTTGGTCAAAATGTAAATTCTTATGGCAATGATTTACCTATCAAAATAGATTTTGCTGATCTTTTATATATGATAAATGATATTGATGGTATAGAAAGAATAAGATTTATGACTTCACACCCAAAAGATATTTCTGACAAATTGATTTTTGCTATGCGGGATTTGGACAAACTATGTGAGCACTTGCATTTACCAGTCCAATCTGGTAGCAATAAAATACTTGAGAGAATGAATAGAAAATATTCAAGAGAAAGATATTTAGAAATCATTAATAAATTAAGAGATAACATACCGGGTATTGCTATAACCACGGACATAATAGTAGGTTTTCCTGGCGAAACAGATAAGGATTTTCAAGATACACTGGACCTTGTAAAAGAAGTAAGATACGATTCAGCATACACATTTATTTATTCAAAAAGAAAAGGTACGCCTGCAGAAAAAATGTCAAATCAAGTCGATGAAGATATTAAACATAAGAGACTTGAAGAATTAATTAATTTGCAAAATATAATAAGCATTGAAAAAAATAACGAAATGAAAGGGAAAGTCGTAGAAGTTTTAGTTGAAGGTACTAGCAAAAGAGATAGTGAAAAATTAACTGGAAGAACAAGAACAAATAAAATTGTTCATTTTAAAGCGAAGCCTGAATTGATAGGTAAGTTTGTTAATGTAAAAATAATAGATACAAAAGCTTGGACTATGCAAGGAGAATTAATAAGTGAGTAG